CTGGCCGGTCGATCCGGGTCTGGGTGGTATCGGCGCCCCGGTCGACAGGACGGACTACGTGCTGATGCCCGATCAGCCCGAGTTCTGGAATCCCGCAATCGGCATTGCCCGTGTCATCTCCCCGTACGGGAGAACCACCAAGATCGTGTGCACCGGGTACCGCGTCGACACCTCATGCTGGCAGGCCGATCGGGACGGAAACCCGCACGAGCTCAAAGAACTCTTCAACACGACCGTTTTCGGGTCCCTCGCAACGACACCTGCGACAGCCGTCTTCGTCTACCCGGGGATGTTCCCCGGGGTGTAGCTGGACCGTAAGTTTATTCAAGGGGGAATCGAATGAAGCGCTCACTTCTCGTCCGGGCCGGCGCGCTGGCCATCGGGCTCATGGCACTCGGCTCAGGCGTCGCCAACGCCCAGGATGCTTGGCCGGTCGATCCGGGCGAGGGCAACGCCATTCGCCCGGAGGTCGCGACAGACTATGTGCTGATGCCTGATCAGCCCGAGTTCTGGAATCCGAGGAACAACATGACCCGAGTCATCTCCCCCTACGGGAGAACCACCAAGATCGTGTGCACCGGCTACCGGGTCGACACCTCATGTTGGCAGGCCGATCCGGCAGGAAACCACACAAGCTCAACCTCGTATTCAGCATGGGAGCCTTCGGCTCCCTCGCTTCGAACCCCGCGTCAAACGTCTTCGTCTACCCGGGGATGATCCCCGGCTTGTAGGCGACGACTGCCCGACATCTTCCGAGGAAGGCCCCCATGGACTCTGCATGGGGGGCAAAGACGACCTACTCAGTACGGTCGCTGCCGAGAACCTGGCCTTCCTGATGGCGGAGATGCACCGTGCAGGCGCGGACACCACGGCGACGTCAACCCCGTTGTTTCGCGCCTGCCTCGCCTACGTCCGTGTCGCGTGGGAGTACCCGAACCATTACCGGCTCGAGTTCGGCGGCGACTACGTGATCAACCCGAGCGGGGTGCTGGAACGCGCCGCAAACACATTCAACGAGTACTTCCATGAACTCGTCGTCGAGGCGCAGCGGAACGGCACCCTCATCGCCGGCGACGCCCGGGAAGTCGGCCCGCCGGTTTACAGCGTCTGGCGTCCTCGACGTTCCTGACCGCTGGCGATTCGAGCTCGAGGACGTAAGCATCTGTAATGGGATGGTTTTCGTGACCGATAGGTTCGATGAAACACACATGAAGGGGAGGGATGACTCATGGGTTCTGCAGCAGATGCCTTGGCCTGGATCAGCGAGGGGTACCTGGCCGGTGACCCGCTTCGATCTGCGCTCTTCGTCGGGGCGGCATTCGTGACAATGCCGCTTCAGCTGATCGCAGTGATGCTGGGACAGCCCTTCTAGGCGGGCCTCGGCGTCCGGAACCGTCCTCCGGAGGCGCGGCGTGCCGGACGGAACGACCAGGCCGTCGCCTGCCTAGGCTGGCCCCATGTCACGCGTCTGCGGTCGGCCCGGGCCTCGAACCGGCGGCCGGTGACGGCCGAGCGATGGTCATCGGACGCGCGCAGCCGAGCGACGCCCTCGGCGCGTACGTCGAGGGCGTCGCTCGGTGCACGACCGGACCGGGAGCGTGGCTGCCCGAGATCTGGCCGGGTACCGGCGTTGCGGAGCCGTTCGCATCGACCGCCTCGCCGCGGAAGCCGGGCTCAGCGCGCGACTGTTGCAGCGCCGCTTTCCGGCCGCCGTCGGGGTCGGCCCCAAGGAGTTCCAACGGCTGACGCGTCTCCAGCACGCCACGCGGACACTTCTGCTGGACGCCGAATCACGATATCTGGCAACGGCTCTCGACGCCGGTTTCGACGACCAGAATCACTTCATCCGGGAGTTCCGTCGGTTCACCGGGCGAACACCCGCCGCGACCTTGGGGCGGGGCATGTCACATTTCTACTATGAGACGTCCGCGGGTCACCGTCAGGATGGGGCACCGACGATCCCCGACGACCGGGCGAGTCGACCGCGTTGTCCACCGCTGAGTGCTTCCCACAGTTTCTGACATACTCGTTTCAGCGATCGAAACGAGAGGCACAGACCGTGACACATGGTCGAGACGTCGTCTTCGTGGTGTTCGACGGCGCGAAACTGCTGGATGTCGGGGGACCGGCGGAGGTGTTCGCCGAGGCAAACAGGTCCGGCGCCGACTACGCGCTCAGCTATCTGTCGCCGTCCGGGAACCCAGTTCTCACGTCGACGGGGATCCGGCTGCCTGTGGATGGGGCCGCCACGGACGATTCGACTGCTGACACCGTCGTCGTGTCAGGGGGGCGACGTGCTGGTCAGCGCTCCTGTTCCCGCCGATCTGATCGCCATGGTTCACCGGCTCCGCCCGCGGGCGCGTCGACTGGTATCGATCTGCACGGGCTCGTTCACGCTGGCGGCGGCCGGGGTGTTGTCAGGCCGGCGCGCGACAACTCATTGGCGGCACGCACGGCTGTTGGCCCGAAGATACCCGGACATCGAGGTGCTTCCCGACGCCCTGTTCGTCGAAGACGGAGGAGTCTTCACCTCCGCTGGCGTCTCGGCCGGCATGGATCTGGCGCTGGCGCTCGTCGAGCAGGACCACGGCCCGGATCTGGCGCGTGAGGTGGCGCGCAATCTGGTCATGTTCATGCAGAGGCCCGGTGGACAGTCCCAGTTCTCGGCGCCCCTCGACGTCCGGCCTGCCCGCACGCTGACTGTCCGTACTCTCGTCGACTTGATCTCGGCACAGCCTTCCCTCGATCACAGCACCCATTCCCTGGCGGCCCGGGTCGGTGTCAGCCCGCGCCATCTGGCGAGGTTGTTCGCCGCCGAGCTGAACACCACTCCGGCGCGATTCGTCGAGCAGGTGCGGCTGGATCATGCGAAGGCGCTCCTGGACGCCGGCCACGGCGTCGCGGAGTCCGCACGAGTCGCGGGATTCGGAAGTTCCGAGACCATGCGCCGTACCTTCGTTGCT
This genomic stretch from Prescottella soli harbors:
- a CDS encoding helix-turn-helix transcriptional regulator; this translates as MAARDLAGYRRCGAVRIDRLAAEAGLSARLLQRRFPAAVGVGPKEFQRLTRLQHATRTLLLDAESRYLATALDAGFDDQNHFIREFRRFTGRTPAATLGRGMSHFYYETSAGHRQDGAPTIPDDRASRPRCPPLSASHSF